The following nucleotide sequence is from Triticum dicoccoides isolate Atlit2015 ecotype Zavitan unplaced genomic scaffold, WEW_v2.0 scaffold974, whole genome shotgun sequence.
GGCACTCATAAACTCTTTCAAATTTGCCCGCGGGCTAAAAACGGCGATGACAAATATGTATTCGGGGGCACCACTTGTTTGTCTTCCACGAGTGTTGGGCAAAAAATATGCCCACCACAACCTTAATTATATCGGTAACCATGCCCAATATTCCAAAATTTCAAAATGTTAGCTATGGCGGGCAATAGGAGATTCCCGCCAAAGATATCTTCTGTCCAAAAAAAATCCTAAAAACCATATTTACTGAACATAAAATACTCTCAAATTTGGTCCTGCGGCTTTGAATATTGTGTGTTAATCATAGAAAAGTTTGAAGTCCAAAGGATATTAAAAGTGGACTTGAGTGAGAAAGGCGGCAGTTTACATCTGAAACACTTACACTTCATTTGAGAGTGTTCGGTTTGTACATGAGGAGCAACAATTTTTTACCATAACACTCTCAATTTTTTATCACATCCTAAAAGGGTGCAACGAAGACACCATGCCAAGTTGCATCCCTTTTGGAGCTCATTTGCATGCTATTTCATATCGAAGGGCGTTTTGCTCATTTTAAGTGGCCGAAAATCACCTAGTGCAGAGTTTCCTTTTTCTTAGTTCTCAATGCTGTCAACATATCCAGGCTACCTATGCACAGTTTCCTTTTTCATAGTTATTTTTCCACAGTGTACTTTATTTTTTGGATCgtagaagtttccttggccatgttcGGTTTCAGGGGTTTGTTCCCAACAGGATCTTGATCACCATGGGGTTCGAGTGGAACTCCATTTGTCACTCTAATCCATGTCATGGTTTGTCTCATATTCTTCTTAATTGATATCTACTTTAATGTTGTTTACTTGTCCAGGATTGAACAGAATTTGTACGGGGGAATTTAGTTTAAACATTGCAGTGGGTAAACATTCATCCCCAAATTGTATAGGGATTAGATAAAAATATTCATGGAATATAGTGTAAAAATGGCACATCCACTGTTGTAATTTCATAGTTGAAGTAGAAAAAATAAATATTCATAGATACAAAAAAAAGTGTGATGACATCTTGCTGAATACATAATAGCATCTAAGAAAACTGAGACATCCATGAAGCTCGAATAAGTAAAACATCCGCGGCCATAACTGAATTGTTATGAAGTAGGCGCACATACAGCATACTAGACCAAACAGTGAAGCTAACTGTAAGGCAAGATACTGTTCGCAGGAGAATGATCAACAATGACGCCTAGTAGCTGCACATGAGCCAAAAAATGGGAGAATATTAAAAGAAGAAATACCGGCTCTTATGCGACATGTATGGAAAGAACAAATAATGATGCAAAGACAACACAGATCATGAACAAGTTGTTAATAACTAGTAGTCTAACTTAAGGCACGCCTTTTATAAATGAAGAACTGGATAGTTTAGAAGCTAATCAACTTAATACATTGGAAGCTTAAACCAAAATAAATTATTCATCATCTTAATATTTAAGTAACTATGACATAAAAACACGCGCATAGCAAAAATATAAATTACCTCACCTATTAGACCAACATAGCACATTAGCAGATCTCTTGTGTTTAGAGATTTGGATCCACCCATTTCCACCCACTTCCCCTGCCTATATCAAAAGAAGCACAATAAATCAATGAAAAACATGGAGCAGTTGGATCATGAGAATGCAATGTACACATTTGTGACAACTACAGTACATGATACCAAGCTGTCAGGTGGAAGACATAATTAGAATATGGCAAATTTTAACATGCCCCCTCTTACCCCCTCTTATGattaactcttaccttcttacctcacatgtaaaaagagggggtaagagggagcatgttaaaacATATGCCAAAACATATGCCGTTATGAGTTGATGATTAATATCAAGAAAAATCAAGACATACATTGTCTTGCAAGGAGATGCAATGAATGGGAAAACATTACAAGCTCCAATCTTTCAAACGAGTAACTAGGTTTCACTGTATTATTTATATCAAGGGGGCCTTTAATCACATGAACAACAAACACATATCAATAGTAATTGGAATTAATCTTGTTACACATGAGGTACGGAGGTATTACCTGCAGTGTAGAAATTTCTGTGCGGAAAATGCATCATGTCGACCCGGCGATTCTTTTTAGTAATTAATCTGATCCGCCTCGACTCAAGGTGCAACATGAAGTCACCACTGTATGTAGACAAAACCACCACATTTAAGTCCTCGTCATACCCCACCATCCCTCCATTTATGAAGTCGTTAGACAACATCCCCTCCAATTGATTGATTTTCTGCAGAAGCACCCATCCGGCAACACCATCAGAGTTCAGTTTCCTCTCCCATATATGAATGCCCAGTTTCGACATAGCGGCCAGGCCAAGAACGCTGTCTTCATCTGTCCGTAAGAGCTGAAAGGACCAACGTTCGGCATCGACGGGCGTCTCGATGACAGCAAGAGTCTGCCTTTCAATATCAAATGCAAGGATTTGACCTCCATGCAGCAACCAGTAAACTGCACTCCTGATAAGGATGCTGGGCTTTAGCTTCATAACCATCCTTCTAGTCGACGCTGAGACAACATTCCCCCATACACCCGACACTGATTCGTAGGCACAAGCTAATGATGTCTTCAGGTCTCTACGGGAGCAGATCAAGACCAATTTGAAGGCCGGGTTCAAGAAGCAATCCTCCTGCACATGCCCGTCTTGATCATCAACACACATCACCGTGGCGCTGCACCTACAGAAACTCTCCCTTTTGGCGTCGCGGAGCTCCGGTGGAAAAGGCACGCGGTGCTGCTGGCCGTTGAGGGGGTCCCACACGAAGATCTCACACAGAGACTCGCTGAGCATGACGGCGAGGCCGTGGCGGCAGCCAAGGAACTCCCAATCCCCCGTCATCTCAGGCACAAAGAAGCGCTCGGCAGGGATGCGATCGGGCGGGTccaggacaggaatgaagaagggatATGGGGTAGACTCTTTGAAGAAGCCCAGTAGAGGAGGTTCCGGGTGGTGTCTGCTGAAACAGCGTAGGAAGCGGGGATCGGAGAGGATGCGGCGCCAGCGCGTGCATACGAGGGAGGCGCGGGAGAGGGTTGACGGCAGCGGAGGCAGCCGGAGGAGGATCTCCCGGAGGAGGTCCTCATCTTCCAGCGGCGCTGGAATTGACatggcgcggcggccggagttttctTCTTTTTCCGCGGAATCCTAACACGGAACGACGCCCAGCACCACCCCTCCGGCTCCTGGTCCTGGGACCTGCTGCGGTCGGAGCGGAAGGTCGGCGGATTGGAAGCGTGGCGGGCGTGGCAAGGGATCGAGGTTGGAACTTATATATGAATATATCGGTAAGATTGGAACTTCGTGTCCGTATGTCGGTGTGTCCGTTACTAGTACTGAGGTTACATGAGTAGGAATCAGTTTCGACTCCGTTCCATATGTGTCCGTACCCAGCCAAAGTAAGAAACGATTCACATAAAAAAATGGAGATCAAGTCGAAATACAGATCACACACGATCACAACGCCCCGAAACGTTTTCCTAGGGTTTCGAGTGGCAGGGCAGAGCACGAGGCGATCTCGGGGGCGCGAGTTCTAGGGTTTGCTGTTCGCCGGCGTCCTGCCATCCGTGACGTCTAATCCTTGCAGTTTGCTATctcgggttgatcaaggggggaTCCTCGCATCCTTGCCCACCCTTGGCGACAGTGCAGGAGAAGGGGTTCGGGGTAGAGGTTGGGGCGAA
It contains:
- the LOC119348598 gene encoding uncharacterized protein LOC119348598, translating into MSIPAPLEDEDLLREILLRLPPLPSTLSRASLVCTRWRRILSDPRFLRCFSRHHPEPPLLGFFKESTPYPFFIPVLDPPDRIPAERFFVPEMTGDWEFLGCRHGLAVMLSESLCEIFVWDPLNGQQHRVPFPPELRDAKRESFCRCSATVMCVDDQDGHVQEDCFLNPAFKLVLICSRRDLKTSLACAYESVSGVWGNVVSASTRRMVMKLKPSILIRSAVYWLLHGGQILAFDIERQTLAVIETPVDAERWSFQLLRTDEDSVLGLAAMSKLGIHIWERKLNSDGVAGWVLLQKINQLEGMLSNDFINGGMVGYDEDLNVVVLSTYSGDFMLHLESRRIRLITKKNRRVDMMHFPHRNFYTAGRGSGWKWVDPNL